The Coffea arabica cultivar ET-39 chromosome 3c, Coffea Arabica ET-39 HiFi, whole genome shotgun sequence genome contains a region encoding:
- the LOC113734947 gene encoding F-box protein SKIP16-like isoform X1 has translation MIPCVPGSLISLLNDRKGSQVQDALLLWLEEHCRRLESGIIKVRQDDELRGINLFPELPPLCCTAITNGVKVRASAVFVPEGSNLEDEDEKYLFAYTVRMSLSPEGCIISGMNFGSCQLYWRHWVIRIGDAVVDNVNGEAVIGKFPLLRPGEEEFIYESCTFLSSLPGSIEGCFTFVPGRLTDPSSSPFEAQVARFPLLLPDYIF, from the exons ATGATTCCTTGTGTACCAGGATCATTGATAAGTTTACTAAATGACAGAAAAGGTAGTCAGGTGCAAGATGCTCTTTTATTGTGGCTGGAAGAACATTGCCGACGCTTGGAAAGTGGCATTATTAAAGTACGTCAAGATGATGAACTCAGAGGCATCAACCTTTTTCCAGAATTACCTCCTCTTTGTTGCACTGCTATAACAAATGGTGTAAAG GTTCGAGCTTCTGCTGTATTTGTGCCCGAGGGCAGTAACCTTGAGGATGAAGATGAAAAATATTTGTTTGCTTATACTGTCCGTATGTCTCTTTCACCTGAGGGATGCATCATCAGTGGTATGAACTTTGGCTCTTGCCAACTCTATTGGAGACACTGGGTCATCCGTATTGGTGATGCTGTTGTAGACAATGTAAATGGTGAAGCTGTTATTGGAAAG TTTCCGCTTCTACGTCCAGGAGAGGAAGAATTCATTTACGAGAGCTGCACATTTTTATCAAGTTTGCCAGGTTCTATTGAAGGCTGTTTCACCTTTGTTCCCGGAAG ATTGACAGATCCAAGTAGTAGCCCTTTTGAAGCACAGGTAGCAAGGTTCCCATTGCTGCTGCCAGACTATATTTTCTGA
- the LOC113734947 gene encoding F-box protein SKIP16-like isoform X2 — translation MIPCVPGSLISLLNDRKGSQVQDALLLWLEEHCRRLESGIIKVRQDDELRGINLFPELPPLCCTAITNGVKVRASAVFVPEGSNLEDEDEKYLFAYTVRMSLSPEGCIISGMNFGSCQLYWRHWVIRIGDAVVDNVNGEAVIGKFPLLRPGEEEFIYESCTFLSSLPGSIEGCFTFVPGRGHCSFQ, via the exons ATGATTCCTTGTGTACCAGGATCATTGATAAGTTTACTAAATGACAGAAAAGGTAGTCAGGTGCAAGATGCTCTTTTATTGTGGCTGGAAGAACATTGCCGACGCTTGGAAAGTGGCATTATTAAAGTACGTCAAGATGATGAACTCAGAGGCATCAACCTTTTTCCAGAATTACCTCCTCTTTGTTGCACTGCTATAACAAATGGTGTAAAG GTTCGAGCTTCTGCTGTATTTGTGCCCGAGGGCAGTAACCTTGAGGATGAAGATGAAAAATATTTGTTTGCTTATACTGTCCGTATGTCTCTTTCACCTGAGGGATGCATCATCAGTGGTATGAACTTTGGCTCTTGCCAACTCTATTGGAGACACTGGGTCATCCGTATTGGTGATGCTGTTGTAGACAATGTAAATGGTGAAGCTGTTATTGGAAAG TTTCCGCTTCTACGTCCAGGAGAGGAAGAATTCATTTACGAGAGCTGCACATTTTTATCAAGTTTGCCAGGTTCTATTGAAGGCTGTTTCACCTTTGTTCCCGGAAG GGGACATTGCAGCTTTCAATGA